In Lolium rigidum isolate FL_2022 chromosome 7, APGP_CSIRO_Lrig_0.1, whole genome shotgun sequence, the DNA window AGGGCTAGTGGTTCTTCTTTGCTTGGTGATTGGCACAGGATCAATGTCGTCTTGACACGTGCAAAGGTCAGCCGATTTCTGTACTTTCCCATTTGGATCATTCCTCAGGATTAAGTAAATTCAGAACTAGTAATTTTGTTGGACTTCAGTGATTATCATCATAAACATTATTACCTGAACTATAATAATCTTGGATTACAGGGGGCAACTTGGGTAGGATCTGATgttagataggatctatgagatcaGCATTTTTgaaaagacaaaacatgttcaaatatTCTCAAAAAATTGACAACACAAATCTGTGTTATATAAGCAACGCCCAAAAACTTGCTTCTTTAAATTTGACCTACATTTTCTTTTCAAGGATACGTCATAGAGACGTATCGGTTTCATAGAAGAAAGGCCAAGCGGCCGAGTGATAGCACGACCTACACTTAGAGAGCCAAAAATGATAAACTTGCGTATGATCAGTGTGAAAACACTATTCACCCAAAGCTGACACTGTTCACATAAGCATTTATCTTTTTTATTACTCTAACTGTAGATCAAATTTTGAGCTGAAATttcttggagttgtagatacaacaCGTTCTGAAGAAATTTTCATTGTTTATAAATAGGTTTTTGTTAAGTTGTTCCTACGATCTCACCTAATGGAtcgatcctatacaagtctccccCTGGATTACATTCGAAGAAACATAATGATCTTGCCTCAGAACACAAATGATTTATGTAGATATATCTGGCTTTAATCTACTTAATTAGATGCTTGCTACCGGCAAAAAATGTAACTGTCAACTGCCCTGATATCATGTTTATATCATTCCACTTCCGCATCctagttttgaactttttttgaTGATCATACTGCAGAAGAAACTCATCATGGTTGGGTCTGCTGGAACTCTTTCGACGATCCCATTGCTGAAGCTTCTAGTTGAGAAGGTTGCTGAGCGTGGCGGTCTAGTAGATCTGACAAATAAGGACGTGCAATCTATTCCAGAGCTGAGAACTTCCCGGTTGAATGTGCAATAATAGGCTGTGCTGTAATATAGTTTTGTGAGTTTTGAGGCCAGAGCCGTATATATTCTGTATATATTTTGCTTTGGATGTAGTAGCCACAACCATTCTGGGCCATGTCACATGTCAGTTGTGACAGTGCATGCTGTGGTTCCCTGCGTAGAAGGTAGTGATTTTTTTCCTTGTACTGTGTAACTGCTGGCTTACATTAGAGCACCATGTAAATTTTTGGGAgattttataatttgccacacattacATAGGATCTTTATAATTTGCCACATGTCAATTAGGATTTTACTATTTGACGTACATTAGACTGATGGGAAAATCTACGTAGAAGCGCCGCACAAACTCAAACCTGTGCGGCGGCAGTTTTTTTGGGTGCTTTCTCCCATGTAGTAATGTGACACCTCGTGCTGACATCATGTTAAATACAGTGCATCATACCTGCCTAGACCTAGCCATCAATCAAATCCCGCGCCATCCGGCCAGCTCACTCGCCTGCACCGCCCATGGCTGTCGCTCGCGCCGCTTGCTCCACCTCCCTCACGGGCCCTCGCCGGCGCCTCCTCCCCTGCTTCGTCTCACCATTTTCAGCTTGTTCCTCTCATCGGGCTAGCTAGATAGCCATGGCTGCCGCTGGTCTCGTACGAACGCGTAGACATGGAGTCTTGCAGGCGGGCACCCCCGCTCTCCTCACCGCTGGGGTCGCTTCAATCCTGCGGCCTCCCTAGTCTGTTCGTCGCCGCAGCGGGGCgcctcatcctcgtcctcgtgCGCGCCGGCTCTAGGAGCGGCCCGTAGCGCACGGTGCCCGCGGTAGATGCGATTGGTAGCGGTGAGATCCGGCAGGCGAGCGGTCCGATGGCGCATGTGAGTAGTGGAAACCGCCGCCCGGGCAACCACATGTGCGGCGCCGCCGGGTAGTCCAGTCCTTTATAATTTGCTCCATATCTCCATTTACACATCTATTCATTTTTTAAACTCCGAAATATCTGTGAAATACAGTGCATCATACCTGCCTAGACCTAGCCGTCAATCAAATCCCGCACCTCCCATGGCTGTTGCttgcgccgcctccacctccctcACGGGCCCTCGCTGGCGCCTCCTCCCCTGCTTCGCCTCACCATTTTCAGCTTTGTTCCTCTCGTCGGGCGTGTAAAATTACAAGTACATATAAGTGGAATGTAACCAAATCATTCCACGTGTAAAATTACAAGTGCATATAGGTGGAATTAAAATTTCAGCTTTCAAGTTTCCCACAAAGATATGAATCAACGAGAGTTTATGGAATCTATAAATCATTGCACGTGTAAATTACACAATACTAAGTTTTAAATATTTTAATTTCATACGTGCACCTTTATTAGTTTCCAATAAGACCAACAATCATTACCGGATACCTAGATAGATATAGCACATGAGATCTTCTCCCGTTCCAGTCCGATTGTGCCTCCTCTTTGCTTTCTTAAGGTAATTGTGACTCCACTCTATGCACGCGAACCCGGGTAGGCAGACATGATCCATGCAGACCGGCAACAGTTATGGAATTTTCTTACCTAGTCCGACTCGTACTCGTAGTGTGATTTTTGGTCCACTCAGGCTCGGCTTCGGCTATAAACTTCCGCTTCCCACCGCAGAATCCCACTCATCAAATCGCTTTCAAGTTTGCCCTAGCAGCTAGCGCGCGGTATCCTCGACCTCCATCCACCATGGTGTCCCTCCAGCATCAACAGATGGACATCATCAACCAGCCCATCTCTCTGGTCGGCCCGACGCCGGCCGACCTGCAGAGCACCTTGCAGTTGGAGAAACTTCTTCGCGACGCCGGGCAGTACGAGAGCTCCAACGAGTTGGCGGCCCGCGAGGACGTTGTTCGCGAACTGCAGGGCGTGCTTGATCGCTGGGTGAAGCGCCTCACCGCTCAGCGAGGGTACCCGGACGGCATGGTCGACCAGGCCACCGCCTTGCTCCTCCCCTTCGGCTCCTACCGCCTCGGCGTCCACGGCCGCGGCTCCGACATCGACGCCCTCGTCGTCGGTCCCTCCTACATCGACCGCGACCACGACTTCTTCGACGCCCTGGGCGGCGTGCTCGCCGAGACGGAGGCGGTGACGGAGCTGCAGGCCGTGCCCCGCGCGTACGTGCCggtgatcaagatgaagttcCGCGGCGTCCCGGTGGACCTCCTCTACGCCAGCGTGTGCCTCCCTGTGGTGCCCAAAGATCTTGACCTGCGCGATCGCTCCGTGCTCCGCGGCATGGACCTGGCCACCGTCCGCAGCCTCAACGGCGTGCGCGTGGCCGACGAGATCATGcggctcgtcccggacgccggggCCTTCCGCACGACGCTGCGCTGCGTCAAGCACTGGGCCAAGGCGCGGGGCGTCTACTCCAATGTGATGGGATTCGTTGGCGGCGTCGGATGGGCAATCCTGGTGGCGCGCGTGTGCCAGTTATACCCAAACGCCGCGCCCAGCATGCTCGTGCCCCGGTTCTTCAAGATCTTCTCGCAGTGGAAGTGGCCCAACCCGGTGCTGTTGGGGGGCATCGAGCACGACGACGATGGCCAGCTCGCGCTCCGGCTGCCAGTCTGGGACCCGAGGAGGAACCCCCGCGACAGGACCCACCTCATGCCCGTCATCACCCCGGCGTACCCGTGCATGAACTCCTGCTACAACGTCTCCCACGCCACTCTACGGATCATCACGGAGCAGCTCGAGATCGGCCGCGTGATCAGCCAGGAGATCGCCGAGTCCGGAGGCGCCCGCGGGTGGGAGGCGCTGTTCCAGCCGTTCCACTTCTTCAAGGCGTACAAGAGCTAcctgcaggtggacgtgaaggtcgccggaggagagGCGGATCTCCGGGAGTGGAAGGGGTGGGTAGAGTCGCGGCTGAGGCAGCTGGTGATAAGGGTCGAGATGGCCACGGCCGGCATGCTGCTCTGCCATCCCAACCCGCAAGCCTACGCCGCCAAGCCCAACGATCGGGATCAGCACTGCACCGCAACCTTCTTCGTGGGTCTGTCCAAGCAACAGCAGAAGCAGGCCCAGGTGCAGTTCGACCTCCGCGCGACGGCGGAGGAGTTCAAGCAGGAGGTGTACATGTACGAGTTCTGGAGACCCGGGATGGAGCTGGAGGTCAAGCACGCCCGGAGGAAGGACCTGCCCTCCTATGTCATGGATCACATCCTCCTCCCGGCTGCAGGCCACCTCAAGAGGAAGCGCGCCCAAGATGATCCTTCGCCTTCATCGTCCTCTGCGTCCGGCCACTCCGAGTCGAGCTCCAGCAGCAGCAGGGACGTCAAGAGGGCGGCAGCAGCAGATAGAACCGGAGCGTCACCTGAGAGCAAGAGGCAAAGCTGCCCCGCCAGTGTACTTCCCAGCGCTTCAGGACAGGGAGATGTCTGACAACAGATGAACATCCATTCAATTTCAAAGTAATCACATTCAAGCCAAGGCAAGGCGAAATCTTGAAATGAACTCTAGTCAGGCAgatcacaagattcaacagaagaCGGCCGCCCCTGCGAGGATCATCATGTAGAGAGATAGATTTACATTGCATAACTTTGTCAAGGGGACAATTTTGTATGATTACTGATGAGAAAACATACCTGCAAGTTAAATTCAGTATCAACTATGTGCACAAACGGTTAGTAGAACCACTAGATAAAAAGCTTGCAATTGTCGATGTTACGTGCTTGCTTAGGTACCTCGCTGTAAGTTTTCCCAtcgccaagagggcggcggcaGCAGATACAACCGGATCGTCACCTGAGAGCAAGAGGCCAAGCTGTCCCAGCAATTAATATCCTTCCCAGCGCTTCAGGACAGATGAACATTCGAAGCAATCACAAGCTATGATCAAGCCAAGGCAAGGCAGATGGCATGTATCAATGGAATACTGGGAATACGGGCAGCCAAGCCCCATACATACTTACAAGTCAAATTCAGAATCAACTATGTATGCAAACGGTTGGCAGAACCACCGGATAAAAATATTGTAAATGTGGATGTTTATATGCTTCCTTAGTTCCCGCAAGTCTTCTGTGTTAAGGCATAGCTCATACGTGTCATGGTTCCGCAGAGGAACAGGAGTCAAAATATTAATAAAGTCTATCTTCACCTTGTGATACAGTCGACCAAACAACAAATTTTCAGCAGTTGGATAGTTATATAACATCCATGAAATCTGATATGGGATATGATTCTTCCATATTAGCAAAATAACAAGGATCAAACTCATACCTGTGTGGCAATCCTCTCCAGCAGACATGTCCAATACAAACTCTGAACCATTGGTATCAGCATCTGACAAGGATTGACTAATGTAGAACTTTGCTACACTTGCTGAAGATTGACCTGGTGAGAAAAGAAAAGATTTTTTACTTCAGTTGACTCCTCCTACTTTTCAATAATGCTCTGAACTTGTAATGTTGGATGCTTCCCACATTCAGAAGCAGCCTCATGCTTGCCTAAAGATGTGAGATCTATGCTAGTTAGTGTAGGCAGGCACAACATGATATGAGGGTCAACTTGAACACTCCTCCCCTTCAAAAGATACGATGATGCTACCTTCTAAGGATTCATTTTTTTCTTCGATAAAtgagcgctttattactcaaaagttttaatcattacacctagcctctgcataaATACAATGCACACACTCTCTTAACATCCGAACTACAAAAGCAATAAAAGAAGCTCGATACAAAAACAAGCACTCCATCGACTCCTAAGACGGTGGAGATCCAATCCtaagattatgctgccacccatattGGGTAATAGATTCTCTCGCCGTGTCCTCCAAccatgtagacacctccgtaaataggtctccatGATCCATGCGTCGAAGATACAACCATGAACGAAGCAAATTGGTGCACTAGTAGATAACCTGCCTAAGAGATGATTTTTTATCATTaagaatcttgtcatttctacatagcaaaAGCGACCACGTAACAACAAGCGCTCCCACCATAATAAGTATTTTAAACATATGACCCACCCCATTAAGCTAATTACCAAAAATATTGGTAAAGCTACATGGCAGATATAAAGTAGAACATAATTGGATGGTTGATCATATAGATCTTGCAAACATgcattggaagaataagtgttttatTGTTCCGTCCTTGTGACAAAAAAATaatatcactactaggaaaatgcctattgccggcgcaccaaaatcgGCACAAGCGAAGCAAAATATGGTGTGCCGGTGGTAGTGAAAATACCGCCGGCGCACTGGCTGCAGCTAGTGCGCCAGCCAGTGCGTCGACGGTAAAACTTTTCAGAATTAAAAAAAAAGCCAAATATATATATCTACAATCTAGATCTAGGTCGTGACATATCCCTCGTCGTGGCTGTTGTCGTCACCGTGGGTGACACACGTGAAGGAGGGAGCGGAGCTGGTCACGGAGTAGCTCGCCGGAGGGAGGTCGGCCAGATGCATCCATCATCGgagggaggtcgaggaggtggtCTCCGAAGGGAGGGAGATGAAGGAGGAGGGGTAAGAAGTTGGacaagtggaagaggaggaggaggaggagaagggagaagggaggagaagaaaaggtggttggagaggaggaggaggaggaagaggagaagttGAAGAAAAGGAGAAGGTGAGCCGGTTGTTTTCAATATATATGCCAGGTTACGTCCAGCGCACCGATATGATGGTGCGCCGACGgtaatttttttttagtttttcatCAAAATCTTAAACCTCAGAAAACTCctatttcctttttgattttAAGGAATGTAAAAAAAAATCGGTAAACGACCGTAGACGCTGAAATCGGATGTAATTTTTTCCcaagatatattttcatataaaaacttTTTCATTGCAGGTCGTATGGCACTAGAAAAGCCGCCTTActgaaacatgacgccatttttcataatatataaaaaatcatgtttgttaattttcctaacAACTATAGCACatggtcattttaatttttttaatcatttTTTCAAATCAAAAAAGTCGATCCGTGGGGGGAGGGGGGATCTGCGCCGATAGTATCAATACACTACCAGCGCACCAATATAGGCGTGAACCGGTGGTGAAGGCACAACTTTGCCTTGGCCGGGACCTAGGCGACCCTTAACCCCGACGCACCAAATTTTTGGTACGCCGTGTTTGGTCATCACCGACGCACCACTTTTTTGGTGCGCCAATGGTACC includes these proteins:
- the LOC124671427 gene encoding nuclear poly(A) polymerase 2-like, producing the protein MDIINQPISLVGPTPADLQSTLQLEKLLRDAGQYESSNELAAREDVVRELQGVLDRWVKRLTAQRGYPDGMVDQATALLLPFGSYRLGVHGRGSDIDALVVGPSYIDRDHDFFDALGGVLAETEAVTELQAVPRAYVPVIKMKFRGVPVDLLYASVCLPVVPKDLDLRDRSVLRGMDLATVRSLNGVRVADEIMRLVPDAGAFRTTLRCVKHWAKARGVYSNVMGFVGGVGWAILVARVCQLYPNAAPSMLVPRFFKIFSQWKWPNPVLLGGIEHDDDGQLALRLPVWDPRRNPRDRTHLMPVITPAYPCMNSCYNVSHATLRIITEQLEIGRVISQEIAESGGARGWEALFQPFHFFKAYKSYLQVDVKVAGGEADLREWKGWVESRLRQLVIRVEMATAGMLLCHPNPQAYAAKPNDRDQHCTATFFVGLSKQQQKQAQVQFDLRATAEEFKQEVYMYEFWRPGMELEVKHARRKDLPSYVMDHILLPAAGHLKRKRAQDDPSPSSSSASGHSESSSSSSRDVKRAAAADRTGASPESKRQSCPASVLPSASGQGDV